Proteins encoded together in one Chryseobacterium taklimakanense window:
- a CDS encoding ribose-phosphate pyrophosphokinase has product MADQASYLFSTRTSKALAEKIAEHYGQEMGIINFQQFSDGEFEPVLDTSVRGGRVFLIGSTFPPADNLLELLLMIDAAKRASAKSITVVIPYYGLARQDRKDKPRAPIGAKLVANLLTAAGATRVMTMDLHADQIQGFFEIPVDHLYASTIFIDYINSLKLDNLTIASPDMGGAKRAKNYAGHLGAEVVIAYKERKKANVIEEMFLIGDVTDKNVILIDDMIDTAGTLCKAADILLKNGAKSVRAMATHPVLSGKAYENINNSQLLEVIVTDTIPVKTELSDKIKVLSCAALFADVMKMVHEHKSISDKFII; this is encoded by the coding sequence ATGGCAGATCAGGCGAGCTACCTATTTTCAACCAGAACCTCGAAGGCTTTAGCAGAAAAAATTGCTGAGCACTATGGACAGGAAATGGGAATTATTAATTTTCAGCAGTTTAGTGACGGTGAATTTGAACCCGTTTTAGATACTTCAGTACGTGGCGGACGCGTATTCCTCATCGGCTCCACTTTCCCACCGGCAGACAATCTTTTAGAACTTCTCCTGATGATTGATGCAGCAAAAAGAGCTTCCGCTAAAAGCATCACAGTAGTAATTCCGTACTACGGACTTGCAAGACAGGACAGAAAAGACAAGCCAAGAGCACCCATCGGTGCCAAACTGGTGGCAAATCTGCTCACTGCAGCCGGAGCAACCAGAGTGATGACGATGGATCTGCACGCGGATCAGATACAGGGCTTTTTCGAAATTCCGGTGGATCATCTCTATGCATCCACAATTTTTATTGATTATATCAACTCTTTAAAACTTGACAATCTTACGATTGCATCACCGGATATGGGTGGTGCAAAAAGAGCAAAAAACTACGCCGGACATCTTGGTGCTGAAGTGGTAATTGCTTACAAAGAGCGTAAGAAGGCAAATGTGATCGAAGAAATGTTCCTGATCGGTGATGTAACCGACAAAAACGTAATCCTCATCGACGATATGATCGACACTGCGGGAACGCTTTGCAAAGCAGCAGATATCCTTCTTAAAAATGGAGCGAAATCGGTAAGAGCTATGGCAACTCACCCGGTACTTTCAGGAAAAGCTTATGAAAATATCAACAATTCTCAGCTTCTAGAAGTTATTGTAACCGACACTATTCCGGTAAAAACAGAACTTTCAGACAAGATCAAAGTTCTGTCATGTGCAGCACTGTTCGCTGATGTGATGAAGATGGTTCATGAACACAAATC